Within the Cetobacterium sp. 8H genome, the region TATAGATTTTGCATAGTTTTCTCCCCACTCTATAAGATCTTTTAGGATTGGAACTAAGCTTTTACCATGTTCTGTTAAAGTATATTCAACTTTTGGAGGAACAACAGGATATACTTTTCTCTTAATTAAAGAATCTTCTTCTAATTCTCGTAATTGTCTTGTTAGCATCCGTTCATTTATATTAGGAATAAATCTTTTAAGTTCACTGTGTCTTGCCACCTCATTTAAATTTATATAATAAAGAATAATAGGTTTCCATTTTCCACCCATAATATCTAGTGTCATTTCAAAATAACAATTATATTTTTTATCCTTCACAAGAACACCTCCAAAATAGTTTATATAGGTATATTCTATACTTTAATTATAAAAAAGTAAATATGGACAAAAAAGACTGTACTTTACATTTGATGCAAAAAGAAATATAATCCAAGAAAAAATAAAAAGGAGTATGGTTATGAAAAAAGTTTTGATTGTTGGAGGAGTAGCTGGAGGAGCTTCAACAGCTACTAGACTAAGACGTTTAGATGAGAATCTTGAAATAATTATGTTTGAAAAAGGAGAATATATATCTTTTGCTAATTGTGGATTACCGTATCATATAGGTGACGTTATTAAAAATAGAGAAAGTTTAATCCTTCAAACACCAGAAAAAATAAAAAAACGTTTCAACATAGATGTGAGAAATAATAGCGAAGTTGTATCAGTTGATGCTGTGAATAGAAGCGTTGCTGTTAAAAAATTAAATGGGGAAATATATACGGAGTCTTTTGACTCGCTTGTGCTTGCCCCAGGAGCAAAACCAATTTTGCCAAATATTGAGGGGATAGTTAGCGATAAGATTTTTACTTTAAGAAATATTAAAGATATGGATATGATTAAAGAGTCTTTAAAAAATAAAAATATAAAAAATGCCGTTGTCATTGGGGGTGGATATGTAGGAGTTGAAACAGCGGAAAATTTAAAAAATCTAAACATTGAAACCACTCTTATTGAAGCTAGTGAGAATATTCTTTCACCTTTTGATCCAGAAATTTCAAATATTTTAGAGTATGAAGTGATAAATAATGGGATAAACCTTCTTTTAAAAGAGAGAGTTATCAAATTTGAAGAGAGAGGAAATTCTATAAAAATTTATCTTGAATCGGGAAAAACTTTAGAAAGTGAATTAGTTGTTTTATCTATCGGTGTGACTCCTGATACTGAATTTTTAAAAGATTCTGGACTTCTTTTAAGTGAAAAAGGACATATAATTGTGGATGAGTATCTTAGAACAAACTTTGAAAATATTTATGCTCTTGGAGATGCGATATTGGTAAATAATTTAATTACAGACTCTCAATGCTTTATACCATTAGCAGGACCAGCTAATAGACAAGGGCGTATTGTAGCTAACAATATATTTGGAGAGAAAGAAAAATATTCTGGAAGTCTAGGAACAGCTATATTAAAAGTTTTTGATCTCACTGCAGCATCTACTGGAATTAATGAAAAAATTTTAAAAAATAGTAATATTTCATATCAAAAGATATATCTTCACCCGAATAATCATGCAAACTATTATCCAGGAGCTACACCTCTTACAATAAAAGTTGTGTTTAATAAAGAGAATAAGAAAATTTTAGGAGCTCAATGTATCGGGAGAGATGGAGTGGATAAATTCATTGATGTTATAGCCACTTCTTTACACTTTAAGGGAACTATAGATGATTTAAAAGAATTAGAGCTTGCGTATGCTCCACCATTTTTATCAGCTAAATCTCCTGCAAATATGATTGGATTTATAGGAGATAATATTTTAAATAATAGATTGAATGAGATTTATATAGATGATTTGAAGCACTATGATAGCTCTAAGCACTTTATTTTAGACGTCAGAGAGGAGATTGAATTAGTTACTGGGTTTTTTGAAAACAGTGTAAATATACCTCTTAGCGAGCTTAGAGATAGAATTGGTGAAATTCCTAAAGATAAAGAGATTTGGACATATTGTGCTGTTGGATTAAGAGGTTACTTATCTGAAAGATTTTTAAGTCAAAATGGATATAATGTAAAAAATATTTCTGGGGGATATAAAATCCAGCCAAAAAAAACCTCGATAAAAAAAACTGTTGAGCAAAATGAGAAAATTTTAAATCAAATCGATTATCTTGATTTATCTGGGCTATCATGTCCTGGACCTCTTGTAAAAATTAAAGAGAATGTTGATAGACTTAATGAAGGCGAAGTTTTTAAAGCAAAAGTTTCTGACCCTGGTTTTTATAATGATATTCAAGCTTGGGCCAAGGCTACAAATAATAAAATTTTATCTTTAAAAAAAGATAATGTGAATATATTTGTTGAAATTTTAAAAGGTGGTTCTTCTAAGGTTATAGAAGATAATGAGGTAATTGAAACAAAAGATGGGTTAACCATAGTTGTTTTTAGTGGGAATTTGGATAAGGCTATTGCAGCTTTTATAATAGCAAATGGAGCTTTAAGCATGGGAAAAAAAGTAACGATATTTTTTACATTTTGGGGACTGTCAATTTTAAAGAAAAAGAATATAAATACCGATAAAAATATTATAGGAAAAATATTTAGTTTTATGCTTCCTAAAAATAGTAAGTCTCTACCTATCTCAAAAATGAATATGTTTGGAGCAGGGCCTAAGATGATTAGATGGATTATGGATAAAAAGAATATTATGTCTTTAGAAGAGCTTATGGATGAAGCTTTAAAAAGTGGAGCTAATCTAGTTGCTTGTACTATGTCTATGGATGTTATGGGAATAAAAGAAGAAGAACTTATTGATAAAACCTCTTTCGGTGGAGTTGGACAGTATTTAGGAGAAGCAGATAAAGCTAATAAAAATCTATTTATATAAGATTTTTGTATTAAAAAAAATGAGTTATTAAAAGTAATAGCTCATTTTTTAATATAGTTAGATAATTCCTAAAACTTTTAAAGAATCTTTGGCAAGTTCTTCTCTTTTAGGTAAATTTTTACTATCTTTCATATCTAAATTTATTGCAAAACTATAGATTTTATTGTCTTTTTCTATCCAGCCAACAAACCACCCAATAGGAATTTCAATATTTGATGTAGCCCATCCAGTTTTTCCATGCAAAATCCATCCAGTTCCATTTTCTAGAATAGTAATATCTTGAACTTGTTTTTGAATATTTTCATTGTAATGAAGAGTTCCTTTTCCTAATTTAGCTAATAGTTGACATTGCTCAATGGCACTAATTTTTAATGGACCTCTTAACCAAAATTGATCAACTTTATCACCAAGTTGATTATTTCCAAAATTTAATTTGTTAATCTCTTCCTTCATTTCTTTGAGTCCAATTTTTTTAGCTAAAAGCTGATAAGCAGGGACTTGAGAAACCTTTATAGCATATCTTAAACTAGAGTCTTGAGCCCAACTTTTTAAAAATACCTTTTCTCCATTATATTTATAAAAAGGTTCATCGACATTTTTTACTACACCTACATTTAACCCTATTAAAGAGTTAAAAATTTTAAATGTAGATGCTGGATAAAATCTTTCTTCTGCTCTTTTTTCATTATACCCTGTAAAGGTATTATTTTGAGGATCATACATTACAAATGTTCCTTTGACATGATTATTTTGGAATATTTTTTCAATCTCTTTATTTTCAATAAAATCTAATGCAAGTATTTGTAAAGATAAAATCCAGAAAATATTTAATAAATAAAAAAATCTTTTTTTCATAATAAAACCAACCCCTTTATATTTTTTACTAATATAATATACACCAAAAATTATAATTAAGACAGTAAAAAGATTATATTAAAACTGTTTTTTTCATTGTTATTGTTATATAATAATCATAAGAAGAGAAAGTATAGGAGGAATTATTTTGGCAAAAGGATTAGATAAATATTTAGAGAGAGCAAATATTGTCTCAGGATTTGGAAAAAATTTAGCAAGAAGATCTAAATCAAAATGTGAATTATGTGAGGCCACAGGAGTGAAGTTATCTGTATTTGAAGTTCCACCTTCAAAAGAAGATCCCAATTATGATAGATGTATATTTTTATGTGATGATTGTATAAAACTTCTAGGAAATATAAAAAAATCAAAAGAAAATGATTTTAGATTTTTGAGTGGTCCAATGTGGAGCGAAACTCCAATAGTACAAGCTACAGCTATCTATATATTGAGTGATATAAAAGCTAAATATTCTTGGGCGGATGAACTCTTAGAAAATGCATATCTTGATGAGGAAACTAAAGAAATTTTAAGCACTATATCTTTTGAGTAAGCTTGCGTTAGAATTAAATATATAAATAGGAGAAAATATTTGAAAGAGATTAATTTAGGATTAAAAATAAAAAAATTTAGAATTGAAAAAAATTTAAACTTGAAAGAGTTATCAGAAATGATAGGAAGTACTTCAGCTCTTTTAGGACAAATAGAAAAGGGAATAACAAATCCTTCTATAAATACATTAAAAAATATATCTTTAGCTTTAGAAATTCCATTGTACAAGTTTTTTCTAGGAGAAGATTCAAAAAAAAGCTCCATTGTTAGAGCAAATGAAAGGAAAATAATAAAAACTCCAAAAGAGATAGGAATTTCTTATGAGCTTTTGAGTCCAGAGCCTCAAACTAATATAGAGTTTATGTTATTGACTTTAGAACAAAACTCTAAATCTAGTGACAAAGAGATAGGTCATGAAGGTGAGGAAGTTGCTTTTATTTTAGAAGGAGAGGTAAATTTAAATTTAGAGGGTGAAATAGTTACATTATACAAGGGTGATAGCATAAAAATCGATAGATTAACAAAACATAGTTGGGAAAATATACAATCTGAAGTTGCTAAAGTTATCTTTGCTATAACACCTCCTAAATTTTAATTTATATTTATGAAGATCCAAAGTTTGATATAGCAGTTGAGCTTTTAGATTGGATAAAAGGCAGATTTGTAATTTTACAAAATCTGCCTTTTATTTTATGATTTTTTAGAAATGATAGAGTAGTTAGAATATCCACCAGAAATATTAGAAACATCAAATCCATTATTTAAAAGAATATTCTGTGCCATATTTCCTGTAACACCTTTGTTACAATGTACTGCAATTTTTTTACTTTTATCTAACTCTTTTATTCTCTCTCTTAAAGTTTCTAAAGGTATATTTATAGCATCCTCTATGTGAGCCACTTCATACTGAGATTTACTTCTAACATCTATAATTAAAAATTCATCTCTTTTTTCATTTAATTCTTTTGGAGTTATAATTTTATTTTTTCCATTTATAGCATTATTTAAAATCATACCTGTATAATTCACAGGATCTTTTGTTGTTGAAAACGGAGGTGCATATGCTAAATCTAAATGAAATAGTTGATCTACTGTCGCTCCAAACGTTAAAAGAGTTGCAAAAACATCAATTCTTTTATCCACGCCATTTTCCCCTAATATCTGAACACCTAAAAGCTTTCCAGTTTTTCTATCAGCAATAGCCTTTATAACCATTTCTCTAGATGCTTCTAAATACTCTGTCTGATTTGGTTTTATATTATGAATTATCTCGATTGAGTATCCTTTTTCTAAAGCTTCTGTTTCATCTAAACCAGTACTAGCAACTACCATATCAAATATTTTAAATATAGATGTTCCTAAAATCCCCTTAAATTCTAAACTTCCACCAGTTATTCTATCACCTAAGATACGTCCCATCTTATTTGCTGTAGAACCTAACGGAACATATGTTTCCTCTCCTGTTAAAAGTGAATAAGTTGTAGCACAATCCCCAGCAGCATATATGTCTGGTAAATTAGTTTCAAGATATCTATTCACTTTTATAGCTCGACTTTTTCCTAGTTCTATCCCCGAACCTTCTAAAAATTCAACATTTGGAATTACTCCAATCGCTGCTACTATAAAATCTATTTTAATAGATTTACCTCTGTTAGTAGTAATAGTTTTACCATCTACTGAGATATCTTTAACGCTATCACCCAGTATTAAATTAACTCCTTTTTTTTCTAGATACTTTTCTAAATAGATACTAATATCAGGATCTAATCTTCCTATAGAGTTATTCATCTCAATAACAGTTACTTCTATGCCTCTTTGAATTAAATTCTCGACCATCTCAAGGCCAATATATCCAGAACCAACTATTAAAGCTTTTTTAGGTGATGTTTCATGAATAAACTTTTTTAACTTATCACCTGTTTCAACATCTCTTATATAGAATATATTTTTATTGTCAAAATCGATTTTTCTAGGTCTAGCTCCAGTTGTAATAACAAGTTTATCATAAGAATCTTCAAAAGTCTCTCCTGTAATCTCATTTAAAACCTCTATTGTTTTTAAATTTGGATTTACAGATAAAACTTTATGGTTTATATTTAATTTCATATTAAAACGACTTTCAAACCACTCGGCATCTCTAGGAGTTAAATTCCCTCTTTTAATATAGTCTTCACCTATATAGTATGGAATTCCACACCCGGAATAACTAATATCTGAACCAGATGTATAAGCAACAATCTCTACTTTTTCATTATTTCTACGAGCTTTAGCTATAACTGATGTCCCTGCTGCTACGGCTCCCACTACAACTATTTTCATAATAGCCTCCTAAATTTTAAATTTCTGTTACTTTTTCTTCCTTATAATTTTCTTCAAAATATCTACTCGTGTTATTAGATATGTTAACAAGCACAAGCATAACAGGAACTTCAACTAAAACCCCAACTACCGTTGCTAGAGTAGCTCCTGAATTTAATCCAAACAAAGATATAGCAACAGCAACAGCTAATTCAAAGAAGTTACTTGCTCCAATCATTCCTGCCGGAGAAGCTATTTCGTGAGGTAATTTCCAAATTTTAGCCCATCTATATGCAAAGAAAAATATAAAAAATGTTTGGATAGTTAGTGGAATTGATATAAGTAGAATATCTAAAGGATTATCAATTATTTTTCTTCCTTGGAAAGAGAAAATAATTGTCAATGTTAAAAGTAAACCAGCTATAGTTATTTTATCAAATTTTTTAAGAAATATCTCTTTAAAATAATTTATTCCCTTAGTCTTAATAACATAGTGTCTTGAAAGTACTCCTAAAATTAAAGGAATAACAACAAATAATATAACTGAAAGAATTAAAGTGTCATAGGGAACAATAACATTATTTATTCCTAATAATAATACCACTATTGGAACAAATCCTATAAGTAAAATAAGATCATTTACTGCTACCTGAACTAGAGTATAAGCGGGGTTACCTTTTGTAAGTTGGCTCCAAACAAATACCATTGCAGTACATGGGGCTGCTCCTAAAAGTACTGCTCCAACAATATATTCATCAGCTAAATTAAGAGGTATTAGATTCTTAAATATAACTTTAAAGAATAATACTGATATTACATACATTGTAAAAGGCTTAATTAACCAATTGGTAACACAAGTTACTGCCAATCCTTTTGTATTTTTAGTTGCATTAACAATAGATGTAAAATCTATTTTTAACATCATTGGGTAGATCATTAACCAAATTAAAATTGCTACGGGTATAGAGACGTTTGAATATTCAAAAAGTGCTAAAGTCTCTGGCACTACGGGTGCAAATATTCCAATAGCTACTCCTAAAATAATACATATTCCTACCCAAATCGACAGATATTTTTCAAAAAATCCCATTTTTTCCTCCTTTAAATTTAAAACATTATATGAGCATTTAATCATATGTTAGCATAAGGATATATTTTTGTAAATAACAATATTAATAAAATCTAATTTATTTTTTAAATATACTTTGACAATTGTAATGTTACATGATATAACAATATTAGAAAAAACTAATATACTTTTAGGAGGAGTTTATGGGATTTATTGAAGACTTTTTTTTAAAAATGTTATGGCTCAACGATATGGCTGGTTATTTAGTTTCAAAAATTTTTAACATATCTTTAGATACAAAGCTTGGAGGAGCTTTACAATTTTTTATCTATGATACAATTAAAATTTTTATTTTATTAGGAGTATTAATATTTGGAATTAGTTATATACAAAGTTTTTTCCCACCAGAAAGAACTAAAAAACTTTTAGGAAAATTTAACGGAATAACTGGAAATACTTTAGCAGCTCTTTTAGGAACAATTACACCATTTTGTTCATGTTCTAGCATCCCTTTATTTATAGGATTCACATCTGCTGGATTACCAATTGGAGTTACTTTTTCATTTTTGATATCATCACCCCTTGTTGATATTGCATCACTGCTCTTAATAAGTTCTTTCTTTGGATTTAAAATAGCTTTTATATATGTCATTGTAGGAATAATCCTTGCTGTTATAGGTGGAGTTATAATAGATAAAATGAATATGACAAAATATGTAGAATCTTTTGTTTTGAATGTACAAAATGTTGATGTTGAAATTGGTGAAATGAATCATAGAGATAGGTTTTTATTTGCTAAAAATCAAGTTAAAGATATTTTTAAAAAAGTTTGGCTACCTATTTTAATTGGAGTGGGAGCTGGAGCACTTATTCACAACGTTATACCAACAAAAGCAATTGAAGTGATTTTAGGTAAAGATAATCATTTTGCAGTTTTATTAGCAACCTTAGTAGGAGTTCCTATGTATGCCGATATATTTGGAACATTACCTATAGCCGAAGCTCTTTATTTAAAAGGGGTTGGAATTGGTACTATTTTAGCTTTAATGATGTCTGTTACAGCATTATCTTTTCCATCAATGGTTATGTTAAGTAAGGTTATAAAGTTTAAATTATTAGCTTCATATGTTGGATTGGTAACTACAGGAATTTTAATTATAGGATATTTATTTAATTTTATTAACATATAACATAGGAGGAAAGAAATGGAAATTAAAGTATTAGGTGGATGTTGTAAAAGTTGTGATATATTACTAGACTATGTAAATGAGGTATTAGTTGAATTAGATAAGAAGGGAAGTGTTGAAAAAATAACTGATTTTGTTGAAATTGCAAAGTTAGGAGTTCTAAAAACTCCAGGAATAGTTATCGATGGTAAAGTTATATTTTCTGGACGTATGGCTGATAAAAAAGAAATTAAGGATATTCTATCTAAATATTAGTCTATAAAAAAACCTTAATCCTGACGAGATTAAGGTTTTTCTTTATATATTCAAGAATATTAACATATTTGTACAGTTATCAATAGAAAATATACACTCTTAATCTGGACAATGATTTTTAAGTTTTAAAAATTCTATATAATTATTTTGATCCTCTGTAAAAATTGATTCTTCTAGAGATTCTAAAATTTCAGTAATAAATTCATACTTTTTTAGAAACTCTAAATTTAAATTATAGTAAGACCATTTTCCCTTTTTTTCACAAAGTATCAATTTATCTTTTTTTAATTTAGTAATATGTCTAGATGTATTTGATTGATTTAGTTTTAAAACTTCTTCTAAATCACAATTGCAAGATTGGCCAAATGTTTTTAATATTTTTAATATTCGTAATCTGTTCAAATCTCCTAAAGATTTTAGTATTTCTAAAACTTCCACTTCTCCTCCTAATTAATTATTCCAAAAATATAACCTTAAAAAATATGATTAAGTGCTCATATAATATAATCATAAAAAAATATTTTTGTAAAGAAGTTTTTTAATACTCGTTATTTGTTTCAGACTATATATCTATTTTTTTAGAGTTTCCTCTTATGTCAACATCAATAATTTTTTCGATATTTCCATTTCTATGACCGATTAAGTAACTTGTCATATTAGCAGCTGAGCAAGAATGATTTGGAATAATTTCAACTTTATCACCAATTTTTAGGGCTGAAGGCCCCTCTTTTTTAACTTTAGCCACTTCTTCAGAAAGTCCTATAACTGTTAATTCAGGATGATTTTTAACAATTCCAAACCCTTTAGTAAGTGAATTTCCATGAGCTCCTTGATCAAGTCCTAAACACTTACTTCCACAATCAAGAATGAATAGATCTTCAGTTGGATGAGAGATTACTGTAGCTAGAACAGTTAAAGAACAATCGCTCTCTTTAGCAGCTCCAAGAGCAA harbors:
- a CDS encoding helix-turn-helix domain-containing protein, which gives rise to MKEINLGLKIKKFRIEKNLNLKELSEMIGSTSALLGQIEKGITNPSINTLKNISLALEIPLYKFFLGEDSKKSSIVRANERKIIKTPKEIGISYELLSPEPQTNIEFMLLTLEQNSKSSDKEIGHEGEEVAFILEGEVNLNLEGEIVTLYKGDSIKIDRLTKHSWENIQSEVAKVIFAITPPKF
- a CDS encoding PhnA protein, producing MAKGLDKYLERANIVSGFGKNLARRSKSKCELCEATGVKLSVFEVPPSKEDPNYDRCIFLCDDCIKLLGNIKKSKENDFRFLSGPMWSETPIVQATAIYILSDIKAKYSWADELLENAYLDEETKEILSTISFE
- a CDS encoding FAD-dependent oxidoreductase encodes the protein MKKVLIVGGVAGGASTATRLRRLDENLEIIMFEKGEYISFANCGLPYHIGDVIKNRESLILQTPEKIKKRFNIDVRNNSEVVSVDAVNRSVAVKKLNGEIYTESFDSLVLAPGAKPILPNIEGIVSDKIFTLRNIKDMDMIKESLKNKNIKNAVVIGGGYVGVETAENLKNLNIETTLIEASENILSPFDPEISNILEYEVINNGINLLLKERVIKFEERGNSIKIYLESGKTLESELVVLSIGVTPDTEFLKDSGLLLSEKGHIIVDEYLRTNFENIYALGDAILVNNLITDSQCFIPLAGPANRQGRIVANNIFGEKEKYSGSLGTAILKVFDLTAASTGINEKILKNSNISYQKIYLHPNNHANYYPGATPLTIKVVFNKENKKILGAQCIGRDGVDKFIDVIATSLHFKGTIDDLKELELAYAPPFLSAKSPANMIGFIGDNILNNRLNEIYIDDLKHYDSSKHFILDVREEIELVTGFFENSVNIPLSELRDRIGEIPKDKEIWTYCAVGLRGYLSERFLSQNGYNVKNISGGYKIQPKKTSIKKTVEQNEKILNQIDYLDLSGLSCPGPLVKIKENVDRLNEGEVFKAKVSDPGFYNDIQAWAKATNNKILSLKKDNVNIFVEILKGGSSKVIEDNEVIETKDGLTIVVFSGNLDKAIAAFIIANGALSMGKKVTIFFTFWGLSILKKKNINTDKNIIGKIFSFMLPKNSKSLPISKMNMFGAGPKMIRWIMDKKNIMSLEELMDEALKSGANLVACTMSMDVMGIKEEELIDKTSFGGVGQYLGEADKANKNLFI
- the blaOXA gene encoding class D beta-lactamase, which gives rise to MKKRFFYLLNIFWILSLQILALDFIENKEIEKIFQNNHVKGTFVMYDPQNNTFTGYNEKRAEERFYPASTFKIFNSLIGLNVGVVKNVDEPFYKYNGEKVFLKSWAQDSSLRYAIKVSQVPAYQLLAKKIGLKEMKEEINKLNFGNNQLGDKVDQFWLRGPLKISAIEQCQLLAKLGKGTLHYNENIQKQVQDITILENGTGWILHGKTGWATSNIEIPIGWFVGWIEKDNKIYSFAINLDMKDSKNLPKREELAKDSLKVLGII
- a CDS encoding thioredoxin family protein, with product MEIKVLGGCCKSCDILLDYVNEVLVELDKKGSVEKITDFVEIAKLGVLKTPGIVIDGKVIFSGRMADKKEIKDILSKY
- a CDS encoding permease translates to MGFIEDFFLKMLWLNDMAGYLVSKIFNISLDTKLGGALQFFIYDTIKIFILLGVLIFGISYIQSFFPPERTKKLLGKFNGITGNTLAALLGTITPFCSCSSIPLFIGFTSAGLPIGVTFSFLISSPLVDIASLLLISSFFGFKIAFIYVIVGIILAVIGGVIIDKMNMTKYVESFVLNVQNVDVEIGEMNHRDRFLFAKNQVKDIFKKVWLPILIGVGAGALIHNVIPTKAIEVILGKDNHFAVLLATLVGVPMYADIFGTLPIAEALYLKGVGIGTILALMMSVTALSFPSMVMLSKVIKFKLLASYVGLVTTGILIIGYLFNFINI
- a CDS encoding FAD-dependent oxidoreductase, with translation MKIVVVGAVAAGTSVIAKARRNNEKVEIVAYTSGSDISYSGCGIPYYIGEDYIKRGNLTPRDAEWFESRFNMKLNINHKVLSVNPNLKTIEVLNEITGETFEDSYDKLVITTGARPRKIDFDNKNIFYIRDVETGDKLKKFIHETSPKKALIVGSGYIGLEMVENLIQRGIEVTVIEMNNSIGRLDPDISIYLEKYLEKKGVNLILGDSVKDISVDGKTITTNRGKSIKIDFIVAAIGVIPNVEFLEGSGIELGKSRAIKVNRYLETNLPDIYAAGDCATTYSLLTGEETYVPLGSTANKMGRILGDRITGGSLEFKGILGTSIFKIFDMVVASTGLDETEALEKGYSIEIIHNIKPNQTEYLEASREMVIKAIADRKTGKLLGVQILGENGVDKRIDVFATLLTFGATVDQLFHLDLAYAPPFSTTKDPVNYTGMILNNAINGKNKIITPKELNEKRDEFLIIDVRSKSQYEVAHIEDAINIPLETLRERIKELDKSKKIAVHCNKGVTGNMAQNILLNNGFDVSNISGGYSNYSIISKKS
- the arsB gene encoding ACR3 family arsenite efflux transporter, which gives rise to MGFFEKYLSIWVGICIILGVAIGIFAPVVPETLALFEYSNVSIPVAILIWLMIYPMMLKIDFTSIVNATKNTKGLAVTCVTNWLIKPFTMYVISVLFFKVIFKNLIPLNLADEYIVGAVLLGAAPCTAMVFVWSQLTKGNPAYTLVQVAVNDLILLIGFVPIVVLLLGINNVIVPYDTLILSVILFVVIPLILGVLSRHYVIKTKGINYFKEIFLKKFDKITIAGLLLTLTIIFSFQGRKIIDNPLDILLISIPLTIQTFFIFFFAYRWAKIWKLPHEIASPAGMIGASNFFELAVAVAISLFGLNSGATLATVVGVLVEVPVMLVLVNISNNTSRYFEENYKEEKVTEI
- a CDS encoding helix-turn-helix domain-containing protein, yielding MTLDIMGGKWKPIILYYINLNEVARHSELKRFIPNINERMLTRQLRELEEDSLIKRKVYPVVPPKVEYTLTEHGKSLVPILKDLIEWGENYAKSINFNNFNIDISNKKGSQEK
- a CDS encoding metalloregulator ArsR/SmtB family transcription factor, whose amino-acid sequence is MEVLEILKSLGDLNRLRILKILKTFGQSCNCDLEEVLKLNQSNTSRHITKLKKDKLILCEKKGKWSYYNLNLEFLKKYEFITEILESLEESIFTEDQNNYIEFLKLKNHCPD